AATTGATGAAAAGGAAAAAATGGACGCCTCCATTTGCTCCCAGAAATTAATTGCTGGTAAAAAGTAGTGACTTGATATAAGAAAAAGATATTTATTTAGTATTCAACTGCCTTTATCATACATTTTACTTTTTACAAAGTACATTTTACAATAACAATGAAAACAACCAATGAGATTATAATCATCGATCTGGAAGCGACATGTTGGGAAAACGACAGAATTCCCAGCGGACAGAAAGTCGATATTATAGAAATAGGAATTTGCAAATTCAATTTAACATCAAAAGCAATTTCCCAAAAACAAAGCATTTATGTAATTCCTGAAAGATCAGAAATCAACAGATTCTGCACAAAACTGACAGGAATTACTCCGCAACTGATAGAAGAAAAAGGAATCTATTTCGAAGAAGCCTGTGAAAAAATCAAGGATGAATACCATTCCGCACCACTTACCTGGGCTGGATATGGGAACTTCGATGGAGAACAGATCATAGAACAATGTGACTGGCTCGGTATAAAGAATCCTTTTTCAGAAAACTATATGAATGTGATGTATGAATTTAAAAGACATTTCGGATTACACAAACAAATAGGACTTAAAAGAGCCCTGGATTATTTGAACATGGACTTTGAAGGCACCCACCACAGCGGAGCAGACGATGCTTATAATACAGCCAGAATTTTAACTAAGATTCTGTAAATAGTAAGGAAGTTGGAGGACTGAAGCTGGAAGGAAATTTAGTTATTATAAAAAAAATTCCTCTTCCAGTATCCATCTTCTATCCTTTAACAATTAAATTTTAAACACGTGAAAACAACAGAAAATATATTAATAGTAGACCTCGAAGCAACATGTTGGGAAAACCGACCGCCAAGAGGCCAGGAAAGCGAGATCATTGAGATTGGTGTATGCATCATGAATGCAAAAACCGGGAAGATCTCTAAAAATGAAGGGATTTTAATAAAGCCTCAACATTCAAAAGTAAGTCCGTTCTGTACGGAGCTTACCACTCTTACCCAAAATATGCTGGATCATGAAGGAATCATGCTGGATGATGCATTCGATATTCTGAGAGCAGAATATGATTCTGAAGAACTGACATGGGCAAGTTATGGAAATTATGATCTGAATATGCTTCAGAACCAGGCAAGGAGATTCTACACCGATTATCCAATGAGTGATGACCACATCAATGTGAAGACATTATTTGGAGAAATTCATCCTACTATCAGGAAAAGTGTAGGAATGAACCGTGCTTTGGGTGAATTGGGTATGACTTTAGAAGGTACACACCACAGAGGAGTCGATGATGCCAAAAACATTGCAAAAATTCTGCATTGGTGCCTGAAGAATTATTAAATGGCAGCGAAGTAACAACAGCTCAGTTTGAAAATGAAGACTGTCTCAAATAATGAGGCAGTTTTTTATTTTGTAACTATATAAAATTTAGTGAATTACAGCCCTGTTTTTATTATTTTAAAAAAAATTAACGTATCTGTATGATAAAATAATTTTATGCTAAGGCATTACAAATTCTAAAATTAAGACACCAAATAATGTGTAAATGTCAAAGTAGAGGGCTTTTACCTACTTTTTTAACAATATATCTTTAAACAGAGAATTATTTAGAAAGAGCTAAAAGCTATGCTGACAGTTGTTTTATTAACTTAATATTTTGTTAAAAAATTCACTTTAATGGGATAATTTACTGTCTGTCAGTCATTTTTTTTTATTTTAGCCGACAAGAATGAACTTATGTTTATTGATGAGGTTTTTGAGGTAATATATTTAAACTGTGAAATAAAGAATAAAATTCAGGATACGATGAGATACTGACTTATTTTGTTAAAATTGACCTTCCTTAAAATACTATTTTTTAAATAACTGATTCAATTCTTATGGTGGTGTTTATCATCATGCCATGATCAGAATTCTATATGGAGCATCCTGTTTTTTCAGGCTCTGTTTTTACAGTAAAAAATAATGAGATTTCATTAAGTACTGTATATCAGTTTAATATTGGGTATAATGCAGTGTTTCAAAATGTTGGGATGAATCTGGATTTACCTTCCCGGAAGAGGATATATTTATTCCTGTTTTCCGGACTGTTTAATAAATATGAAACACTCTGTGGTACGGCTTTTGAAGCCATATTCAACAAGGCAGTTTTGAATGATTTAAAAGAAATGAAGTTGGGAATAATAATTGGTAAAAAGTTAAGTTTTGAACGAAATCAAGTAAATGGGGTTACCCATGGTTTTTCAAAACTTACCAGTCTGATTAACAGTTGTAATATTGCTTTTGGAAAGCTGCTGATTCCCATTCTTTCAGCGGTTACGAAAACGGTTTTTAATGCCAAAAAGCTCCTCGGGCTTTATCATAAACTGTTACAGCAAAATGGGTATGGACAGGAAATAGTTCTTATCAGACTACCCGAAGAATGGAAAAAATGAATAACCTGAAACAAATTTATACATCAAATTAAAGCACATGAAAGAAAGACTTTATGAGATCCTTAATGAGGAAAAAATACATGAGATTATCCCCTTTCTAAAAGAGCTTAGTATTGAAGAAAGGAAAACACTGATACCGTCTATAAAGAAAATGGACCGTGAGATCAGTAAAATTATAATGACTAAAAACTCCTACCATACGGCAGGATCTGTAAACCAACATTCCATTATAGATATCGCATCTTTTGTCTGCATGGACAAAAAGAACTTTGGTAAAAACTACTGGAGTCTTTTCCGTAATGCAGAACAAACCGAACAGATACTGGAATGGGGATGCCCGGAATGGTTTTCAGACTTTATCAACGAATCGGTAGAAGCTGAAT
This region of Chryseobacterium culicis genomic DNA includes:
- a CDS encoding 3'-5' exonuclease, which produces MKTTNEIIIIDLEATCWENDRIPSGQKVDIIEIGICKFNLTSKAISQKQSIYVIPERSEINRFCTKLTGITPQLIEEKGIYFEEACEKIKDEYHSAPLTWAGYGNFDGEQIIEQCDWLGIKNPFSENYMNVMYEFKRHFGLHKQIGLKRALDYLNMDFEGTHHSGADDAYNTARILTKIL
- a CDS encoding 3'-5' exonuclease; this encodes MKTTENILIVDLEATCWENRPPRGQESEIIEIGVCIMNAKTGKISKNEGILIKPQHSKVSPFCTELTTLTQNMLDHEGIMLDDAFDILRAEYDSEELTWASYGNYDLNMLQNQARRFYTDYPMSDDHINVKTLFGEIHPTIRKSVGMNRALGELGMTLEGTHHRGVDDAKNIAKILHWCLKNY
- a CDS encoding DUF6493 family protein, whose amino-acid sequence is MEHPVFSGSVFTVKNNEISLSTVYQFNIGYNAVFQNVGMNLDLPSRKRIYLFLFSGLFNKYETLCGTAFEAIFNKAVLNDLKEMKLGIIIGKKLSFERNQVNGVTHGFSKLTSLINSCNIAFGKLLIPILSAVTKTVFNAKKLLGLYHKLLQQNGYGQEIVLIRLPEEWKK